Proteins encoded in a region of the Desulfosoma sp. genome:
- a CDS encoding enoyl-CoA hydratase has product MPAVYVEKSGPVAHLVLNSPETRNALSLPVIHSLMEHLHALARDVNVRAVILRGEGPAFCAGHNLKDMVAEGADIHTYRELFSTCSQMMLQIHTLPQPVIAQVHGIATAAGCQLVAACDLAVAETEAQFATPGVKIGLFCSTPMVPLVRLIGRRRALEMLMTGRFVSAQEALEWGLVNRVVPKDQLAETTIQLAEEIARFSRFTLAFGKDAFYRQVDLDERAAYSFAKEAIAINCLAEDAQEGMRAFVEKRAPVWRHT; this is encoded by the coding sequence ATGCCTGCTGTGTACGTGGAAAAGAGCGGTCCTGTAGCTCATTTGGTACTCAACAGCCCGGAAACACGAAATGCCCTGTCGCTTCCGGTGATTCACAGCCTCATGGAACATCTGCACGCTTTGGCTCGAGACGTGAATGTTCGGGCGGTGATTCTGCGCGGGGAAGGCCCGGCCTTTTGTGCAGGTCATAACCTTAAGGACATGGTGGCGGAAGGAGCCGATATTCACACCTATCGTGAACTGTTTTCCACCTGTTCCCAAATGATGTTGCAAATCCATACTTTGCCGCAGCCCGTTATCGCTCAGGTGCATGGCATTGCTACCGCCGCCGGCTGCCAATTGGTGGCCGCTTGTGATTTGGCTGTTGCGGAGACCGAAGCTCAATTCGCCACGCCGGGTGTCAAAATCGGTTTGTTTTGCTCCACGCCCATGGTTCCTTTAGTGCGCCTTATCGGTCGGCGTCGAGCCCTTGAAATGCTTATGACCGGTCGGTTCGTTTCCGCCCAGGAAGCTCTGGAATGGGGCTTGGTGAATCGGGTGGTCCCCAAGGACCAGCTGGCTGAAACCACCATTCAACTGGCCGAAGAGATTGCGCGATTCAGCCGATTTACCCTTGCCTTTGGAAAGGACGCCTTCTACCGGCAGGTGGATTTGGACGAAAGAGCGGCCTACAGCTTTGCCAAGGAAGCCATCGCCATCAACTGTCTTGCCGAGGATGCCCAAGAAGGGATGCGCGCCTTTGTGGAAAAACGTGCTCCCGTCTGGCGCCATACGTGA
- a CDS encoding FAD-dependent oxidoreductase produces the protein MKDPLFQPVVINKMEVPNRIVMPAMHLNMAKKFQVTDRLVDFYAERARGGAGLICVGYATVDELSGSPGNIGAHDDVFIEGLARLSAAIKENGSLSAVQLNHAGRYNPSILMGGKQPVAPSAVPSRLTGETPRELTVEEIQGIVDRFAQAARRVKQAGFDAVEILCGTGYLISEFLSPLTNKRTDQYGGDLNGRMRFGLEVICAVRDAVGPDFPILVRTNGNDFMPGGVGRKELAIFAQALVGHGADALNINVGWHEARVPQIISDVPRGAFAYLARSIKERVSVPVIAGHRINDPRVARELIADDLCDMVAMGRSLIADPRLPEKARTGREHEIVHCIACAQGCFDNLFEMKSVECLCNPLAGHERDRQVVKAPARKKVLVAGGGPAGMSAALAAHDRGHDVVLYEKSDRLGGQLWLAAAPPGRFEFSELARDLATQLAVRGVRVVLNTEVTEAVIREEKPDEVVLATGAEPITPPVPGSHLSHVVQAWDILAGRAFAGRRVVVIGGGAVGVETALYLAQRGTLSGEALKFLALAQAEDPQELFRLAVRGTKEIILVEMLDAVGKDLGRSTRWAMLQNIAVHGVKVYKSTKALEITPEGVQVQTPEGETRYVPCDTVVLAAGSRSYNPLEEKLREKGLSVHVVGDAARVGKAFDAVHQGFQVGRAL, from the coding sequence ATGAAGGATCCACTGTTTCAACCTGTTGTAATCAACAAGATGGAAGTTCCCAACCGCATCGTCATGCCTGCCATGCATCTCAACATGGCCAAGAAGTTCCAAGTCACCGACCGCCTCGTAGATTTCTATGCCGAACGGGCTCGAGGCGGCGCCGGCCTCATTTGCGTGGGCTATGCGACGGTAGACGAACTGTCGGGAAGCCCTGGAAACATCGGCGCCCATGATGATGTTTTTATCGAAGGACTTGCGAGGCTTTCGGCAGCCATCAAAGAAAACGGTTCTCTCAGTGCCGTGCAGCTGAACCATGCGGGTCGATACAATCCTAGTATTCTCATGGGTGGAAAACAACCGGTGGCACCGTCTGCCGTTCCATCCAGGCTTACCGGAGAGACGCCCCGAGAGCTCACGGTGGAAGAGATTCAGGGCATTGTGGATCGCTTCGCCCAGGCGGCTCGCCGAGTCAAACAGGCCGGGTTCGATGCGGTGGAGATTCTGTGTGGAACGGGCTATCTCATCAGCGAATTTCTTTCGCCGCTGACCAACAAACGTACCGACCAATACGGAGGAGATCTCAACGGACGCATGCGTTTCGGCCTGGAGGTGATCTGTGCGGTTCGGGATGCTGTGGGCCCGGATTTTCCCATTTTGGTGCGGACCAACGGCAACGATTTCATGCCGGGCGGCGTAGGCCGAAAGGAATTGGCGATTTTTGCGCAAGCCCTGGTCGGGCATGGTGCCGATGCCTTGAACATCAATGTGGGATGGCATGAAGCCAGAGTGCCCCAGATCATATCGGACGTGCCTCGAGGAGCCTTCGCTTACCTGGCCCGAAGTATCAAGGAAAGGGTTTCCGTTCCCGTGATCGCCGGGCACCGAATCAATGATCCCCGCGTGGCCAGAGAACTCATTGCCGACGATCTTTGCGACATGGTCGCCATGGGTCGAAGTCTCATCGCCGACCCTCGACTTCCCGAAAAAGCACGCACAGGTCGAGAACATGAAATCGTCCATTGCATTGCATGCGCTCAAGGCTGTTTTGACAACCTCTTTGAGATGAAGTCCGTGGAGTGCCTTTGTAATCCCTTGGCGGGGCATGAAAGGGACCGCCAAGTGGTCAAGGCGCCTGCACGCAAGAAAGTTCTGGTGGCAGGAGGCGGCCCGGCAGGCATGAGCGCTGCCCTGGCGGCTCACGATCGCGGCCACGACGTGGTGCTCTACGAAAAATCGGACCGATTGGGCGGACAGCTTTGGTTGGCGGCGGCGCCACCGGGACGGTTTGAATTTTCCGAACTTGCCAGGGACCTGGCAACGCAGCTGGCCGTGCGCGGTGTTCGTGTGGTGCTCAATACGGAGGTGACGGAAGCCGTCATTCGAGAGGAAAAACCGGATGAGGTTGTTCTGGCGACCGGAGCGGAACCCATTACGCCGCCCGTTCCGGGAAGCCATCTTTCCCATGTGGTCCAGGCCTGGGACATATTGGCAGGAAGAGCTTTCGCAGGACGCCGCGTGGTTGTTATCGGAGGTGGTGCCGTAGGCGTGGAGACCGCGCTCTATCTGGCCCAACGGGGAACACTTTCCGGGGAAGCCCTTAAGTTTCTGGCTTTAGCTCAGGCCGAAGATCCCCAAGAACTCTTTCGGCTTGCTGTTCGCGGCACCAAAGAAATCATCTTGGTGGAAATGCTCGATGCCGTGGGCAAAGACCTCGGCCGAAGCACCCGCTGGGCCATGCTTCAAAACATCGCCGTGCACGGCGTGAAAGTCTACAAGTCAACAAAAGCCTTGGAGATCACGCCCGAAGGGGTTCAGGTTCAGACCCCGGAAGGGGAAACGCGGTATGTGCCATGTGATACAGTGGTGCTGGCAGCCGGATCCCGTTCGTATAATCCCTTGGAAGAAAAGCTTCGGGAAAAAGGCCTTTCCGTTCATGTGGTGGGGGACGCCGCCCGTGTGGGTAAGGCCTTTGACGCCGTCCATCAGGGCTTCCAAGTTGGCCGTGCCCTGTGA
- a CDS encoding ATP-binding protein gives MILSVRDTGHGMSPEVMERISEPYFTTKEVGEGTGLGLSVVHGIVRSLGRTINVESRPGLGSLFRVFLPASPQDRAVCSTDRTVGTLMRGTERLVVVDDAVMLVHLTKNLLENLGYTVKGFSDAEEALKYLKENVFHTDLLITDLTMPKLTVEKLAEAVWELRPDLPVVLTSRYGEGLLQKKGLIKGFASFLKKAVHIRGSFHDGWIFPWRSATPLSLRNRAPQVQGS, from the coding sequence GTGATTTTGTCGGTAAGGGATACGGGGCACGGCATGAGCCCCGAGGTCATGGAGCGAATTTCTGAACCATACTTCACCACCAAAGAAGTAGGCGAAGGCACCGGTCTAGGCCTTTCGGTGGTGCACGGCATCGTTCGTAGCCTAGGACGTACCATCAACGTAGAAAGCCGCCCCGGGCTGGGAAGCCTTTTTCGCGTTTTTCTTCCTGCATCACCACAGGATCGAGCCGTCTGCAGTACGGACAGAACCGTGGGGACGCTCATGCGCGGCACGGAACGCCTCGTGGTGGTGGACGATGCGGTCATGTTGGTTCACTTGACCAAAAACCTTTTGGAAAACCTTGGCTATACCGTCAAAGGTTTTTCCGATGCGGAAGAAGCTCTGAAGTACCTGAAAGAAAACGTTTTCCACACGGACCTTCTTATCACTGACCTCACCATGCCTAAGCTCACAGTCGAAAAACTGGCCGAAGCCGTTTGGGAACTTCGGCCGGATCTGCCTGTGGTGCTGACTTCGCGATACGGCGAAGGTCTTTTGCAAAAGAAAGGGCTTATAAAAGGCTTCGCGTCATTTCTAAAAAAAGCCGTACACATCCGTGGATCTTTCCATGACGGGTGGATCTTTCCATGGCGGTCCGCCACGCCCTTGAGCTTAAGAAATCGGGCTCCTCAGGTCCAGGGCTCATAG
- a CDS encoding ATPase domain-containing protein encodes METILVLHPFLVEQGATVLFSSQSSPETPDEDLQFLCDGIIRLHLSKDLRTIQVTKFRGSRFRHGSHEFEITPRGVVVYPKVRTGEMSVERSAEMLSCRIPELDQLLGEGLQRCTTTSIVGPTGVGKSTLAMAFAKEAAGRGERTVMYAFDEEPHKILLQCDRVNIPARAMSSRMRETVKMLRSTLPFTIEVREHYADFVPTVMADPTQMQQMIMNLCTNAFHAMKDHGGTLNLRLKTCGWTNTVKKRLWGWNQEIM; translated from the coding sequence TTGGAAACAATCCTTGTCCTTCATCCGTTTCTTGTGGAACAAGGAGCCACGGTTCTGTTTTCGTCGCAATCCAGTCCGGAGACACCCGACGAGGACCTGCAGTTTCTCTGCGACGGGATCATTCGTCTCCATTTGTCCAAAGATCTTCGCACTATTCAAGTGACCAAGTTTCGAGGTTCCCGGTTCCGACATGGCAGCCATGAATTCGAAATCACTCCCCGGGGTGTCGTAGTTTATCCCAAAGTACGAACCGGGGAGATGAGTGTGGAACGCTCAGCGGAGATGCTGTCCTGCCGTATTCCGGAACTGGACCAGCTGCTTGGTGAAGGTCTTCAGCGATGCACCACCACGTCCATTGTCGGTCCTACAGGAGTGGGCAAAAGCACTCTGGCCATGGCGTTTGCCAAGGAAGCGGCCGGCCGTGGAGAACGCACGGTCATGTACGCCTTTGATGAAGAGCCGCATAAAATTCTTCTGCAATGCGACCGAGTTAACATTCCGGCTCGAGCCATGAGTTCCCGGATGCGTGAGACGGTCAAAATGCTTCGATCGACCTTGCCATTTACCATTGAGGTTCGGGAGCACTACGCCGATTTTGTTCCCACGGTCATGGCGGATCCAACGCAAATGCAGCAGATGATTATGAACCTGTGCACCAACGCTTTTCATGCCATGAAGGACCATGGAGGCACGCTGAACTTAAGGCTGAAAACGTGCGGCTGGACAAACACGGTGAAGAAAAGACTTTGGGGTTGGAACCAGGAGATCATGTGA
- a CDS encoding ATPase domain-containing protein, translating to MNFETPSRISTGIPGTDTVLYGGFVSTFSYLIRGGRGTGKTTFGLHFLTAPQIDSETSLFITLSEPAEKIRRIGVAMGFDFSRVHILDLSPGPEFFGKIESYDIFAPAEVEREPHSASWKPCNKSSLDGFLSIP from the coding sequence ATGAACTTTGAGACCCCTTCAAGGATTTCCACAGGCATCCCGGGCACGGACACCGTGCTTTACGGGGGTTTTGTCAGCACTTTTTCTTATCTCATTCGAGGGGGCCGTGGCACCGGGAAGACAACCTTTGGACTCCACTTTCTTACAGCCCCGCAAATCGACTCCGAAACCTCTTTATTCATTACCCTCAGCGAACCCGCCGAAAAGATTCGCCGCATCGGGGTCGCCATGGGCTTTGATTTTTCTCGTGTCCACATACTGGACTTGAGTCCGGGACCGGAATTCTTTGGCAAGATTGAGTCTTACGACATCTTCGCTCCAGCTGAAGTGGAGCGGGAACCACACAGCGCATCGTGGAAACCGTGCAATAAATCAAGCCTGGACGGGTTTTTATCGATTCCATGA
- a CDS encoding ABC transporter substrate-binding protein, which translates to MTFLCVDENAFCPAPKQRPQAFYRRLPSIILLGILVLGILGRPSHASQKPLRVGILPVLDTLPLQIAFTEGYFAKHGLNVQLISFDSALERDAAMQAGQLEGYFGDMVNTVLMVRSGVPMRIVTVAYASRPGQRQFALLGRPGLEATSLDALPSGTVGLSNATIMEYLLDLMEEQGLVPRGRLERLEVKKIPVRMQMLLGGRLDAAILPEPLVTLAESQGARVYVTDENLQVTLTVVGLLDRLLTDDTQTGEKFLNAYREALSALAANPEKYRSLMVASCRIPEQLAATFQMPVFPEAGLPPYADVERLVSWMRARGLVTEAIKVADLTWSGRP; encoded by the coding sequence ATGACGTTTCTGTGTGTGGACGAAAACGCCTTTTGCCCCGCGCCTAAGCAACGTCCTCAAGCATTCTACCGCAGGCTGCCTTCAATCATCTTGCTTGGAATTCTGGTTCTTGGAATTCTTGGGCGACCTTCGCACGCCTCTCAAAAGCCTTTGCGTGTGGGAATTCTTCCGGTCTTGGACACTCTGCCCCTTCAGATCGCTTTCACAGAAGGCTATTTTGCCAAACATGGTCTGAACGTTCAGCTGATCTCCTTTGACAGCGCTCTGGAACGGGATGCGGCCATGCAGGCCGGGCAACTGGAAGGTTATTTCGGGGATATGGTGAATACGGTGCTCATGGTACGCAGCGGGGTTCCCATGCGCATCGTCACCGTGGCTTACGCCAGTCGCCCTGGCCAAAGGCAGTTCGCGTTACTGGGACGACCAGGCTTGGAAGCAACGTCCTTGGACGCTCTTCCCTCCGGAACCGTCGGACTTTCCAATGCCACCATCATGGAATACCTTTTGGACCTCATGGAAGAACAGGGTCTTGTACCACGCGGCCGTTTGGAACGTCTGGAAGTGAAAAAGATTCCCGTCCGCATGCAGATGCTTCTTGGAGGCCGTCTCGATGCAGCCATTCTTCCCGAACCCTTGGTGACCCTTGCGGAATCGCAAGGGGCACGCGTTTATGTTACCGACGAAAATCTTCAGGTGACACTCACTGTCGTAGGCTTATTGGATCGACTTTTGACCGATGATACCCAAACGGGAGAAAAGTTTTTAAATGCTTACAGGGAGGCCCTCTCCGCTCTGGCTGCAAATCCCGAAAAATACCGCTCTCTCATGGTAGCTTCCTGCCGCATTCCAGAACAACTGGCAGCCACTTTCCAGATGCCCGTATTTCCAGAAGCGGGGTTACCGCCCTATGCGGACGTGGAACGGCTCGTGAGTTGGATGCGGGCTCGAGGCCTTGTCACGGAGGCTATAAAAGTTGCGGATCTCACGTGGAGTGGCAGGCCGTGA
- a CDS encoding ATP-binding cassette domain-containing protein: MSHGVVLEARNLVKSYPHRGMVLSEVSLRLGRDDTYAVVGPSGCGKSTLLYLLCGLTRPDAGTVMYEGHPVDRPRRDIAVVLQDYGLLPWKTVWDNVILGLTIQGVSRAERTRRASVWLQILGLKGRERCFPAQLSGGEQQRVALARALAAEPGVLLLDEPFSSLDAITRERLQHTLLDMWQSVRVPYVLVTHSVDEAVFLGRKICVMAGNPARFVTVVDNPYFGNARGRKNPAFYSLVQQVRAALDHAVPGDGAS; encoded by the coding sequence GTGAGCCACGGCGTGGTTTTGGAAGCCCGGAATTTGGTGAAGAGCTACCCTCATCGAGGCATGGTGCTGTCCGAGGTGTCCCTCCGTCTGGGAAGAGACGATACCTATGCCGTGGTGGGACCGTCCGGGTGCGGCAAGAGCACCTTGCTGTATTTGCTATGCGGCCTGACGCGTCCCGATGCGGGTACGGTCATGTATGAGGGACATCCGGTGGATCGCCCGAGGCGGGATATTGCCGTGGTGCTTCAAGATTATGGCCTTCTACCGTGGAAGACGGTCTGGGACAATGTGATTTTGGGCTTGACCATTCAGGGAGTGTCAAGGGCTGAACGAACTCGGCGTGCTTCGGTTTGGTTACAAATACTGGGCCTCAAAGGTCGGGAACGCTGTTTTCCGGCACAGCTTAGTGGCGGGGAACAACAGCGCGTGGCGTTGGCTCGTGCGCTTGCCGCGGAACCGGGAGTGTTGCTTCTGGATGAGCCTTTTTCCTCCCTGGATGCCATCACTCGAGAACGTTTGCAGCACACACTCTTGGACATGTGGCAAAGTGTGCGCGTTCCCTACGTCCTTGTGACGCATAGCGTGGATGAAGCGGTTTTTCTTGGGCGAAAGATTTGTGTCATGGCAGGAAATCCGGCTCGGTTCGTCACCGTCGTAGACAATCCCTATTTCGGGAATGCTCGGGGTCGAAAGAATCCGGCCTTTTACAGTCTGGTCCAGCAGGTTCGTGCCGCCTTGGATCACGCCGTGCCGGGAGATGGGGCTTCATGA
- a CDS encoding ABC transporter permease, producing the protein MKNDADTFLPRLFRFGAALAFLALIWWILAQGYRGGQVLPGPGKAATAFLQALVTKSFWEHFHASTRRVVFSMLAAWSVGFPLGILMGSHKKVDAWLAPLVFLTYPVPKIVLLPVVLLLFGLGDFSKVLLIALIVGYQVLVAVRDGVAGLNPKYLDSVRTLGAGPWSLFRHVLLPAALPHGFTALRLGTGTGVAVLFFVESFATSRGLGYLIMDAWGRLDYGNMFVGILGMSLLGAALFETIAALEKVLCRWQAARRRG; encoded by the coding sequence ATGAAAAATGATGCTGACACTTTCCTGCCACGCCTTTTTCGTTTCGGTGCGGCTCTGGCTTTTCTGGCTTTGATCTGGTGGATTCTCGCCCAAGGGTATCGAGGAGGCCAGGTTCTTCCGGGACCGGGTAAGGCCGCTACGGCGTTCCTGCAGGCTCTGGTGACCAAAAGCTTTTGGGAACACTTTCATGCCAGCACACGGCGCGTGGTTTTCTCCATGCTTGCGGCTTGGAGCGTCGGGTTTCCCCTGGGAATCCTCATGGGTAGTCACAAGAAAGTGGATGCCTGGCTTGCTCCTCTGGTTTTCCTCACCTATCCCGTTCCCAAGATCGTCCTTCTTCCGGTGGTGCTGCTGCTTTTCGGGCTTGGGGATTTTTCCAAGGTTCTTCTCATTGCCTTGATTGTAGGTTACCAGGTGCTGGTGGCCGTGCGTGACGGTGTGGCCGGCCTTAATCCTAAGTACTTGGATTCCGTAAGAACGCTCGGGGCCGGCCCATGGTCTCTGTTTCGCCATGTGCTTCTTCCCGCCGCTTTGCCCCATGGTTTTACGGCTTTACGATTGGGAACAGGCACAGGCGTAGCCGTGTTGTTTTTCGTGGAATCCTTCGCCACATCCCGCGGCTTGGGATACCTCATCATGGATGCATGGGGACGCCTTGATTACGGGAATATGTTTGTGGGCATTTTGGGCATGAGCCTTCTCGGAGCGGCTCTATTTGAAACCATCGCCGCCCTGGAAAAGGTTTTGTGCCGCTGGCAAGCGGCCCGCCGCCGTGGATGA
- a CDS encoding Hsp70 family protein, with product MISEHSSSRYIVGIDLGTTNSAMAYVDCARAGQVKLSSAIRVFSVPQLVAPGETAKRPLLPSFLYLPGPYDLPAGATALPWDPSRSYAVGEFAREQGALVPGRLVSSAKSWLCHAAVDRQAPILPWGAGRDIPRVSPVEASARYLQHLREAWNHEMARGPDDEENLLEEQLVILTVPASFDEVARELTVEAALQAGLKKVVLLEEPLAAFYAWLAAHEDSWERRVKPQQLVLVCDVGGGTTDFTAIAVRAGRSGLRFDRLAVGEHLMLGGDNMDLTLARRLEIALLGAPGKLDAQRWHQLCHGCRQAKETLLSEKADRDRFDVTVMGTGGKLIAGTLKGTLTRDEVFQWILEGFFPSAPYEEDPQEGRRSGLTEFGLPYVQDPAITKHLAFFWRRHEQLLRQETERAHPYPDFILFNGGALSPAKIRQRLREVLGRWFQDRTFPGWMPEELENPRPDLAVAVGAAYYGLVRTGAGIRVGAGTPRAYYLLVESKDPKGIGETQEASIHHAVCLLPRGTEEGYESVLQEPTFAVLTNQPAGFQIFSSHTRLGDAQGDLVTLNPEEVTELPPIRTALRFGKSGTAQKLPVRIAIKLTEVGTLELWCRSLHTPHEWRLRFDVRRQSPESPTDLRSPAETLDEAVVQKAKERIAAAFSKASQPDTSKVSPEKLVKDLCDLLEMPRHKWSTSLIRTLADGLLEYREGRALSAQHEARWLNLLGYCLRPGYGDPVDEWRMQEVWKIYPQGLCFPRHVQCRVEWWIFWRRVAGGLSAGRQWHMAQQVLPLLVAEESGKKSKKKSGLRLFPQEMNEVWMALATFERLPANVKESLGKTALERVLVRRPTPQDLWVLTRLGARKPFYGPVDRVLPSAVVSTWIDRILTAHPAATESVAQMVVHLARRTGDRARDLSEEILKRIERWLDGLGSGAEVYRDRLLNPESSLRPEEESWLFGETLPLGLSLLTQDLDPNDT from the coding sequence ATGATATCCGAACATTCTTCGTCTCGATACATCGTAGGCATTGACCTGGGCACCACCAATTCGGCCATGGCTTATGTGGATTGTGCCCGGGCTGGCCAGGTGAAACTTTCTTCGGCCATTCGCGTCTTTTCGGTGCCTCAATTGGTGGCTCCCGGCGAAACGGCCAAGCGTCCTTTGCTTCCTTCGTTTTTGTACCTTCCGGGTCCCTATGACCTTCCGGCCGGAGCCACGGCTCTCCCCTGGGATCCGTCCCGATCCTACGCCGTGGGGGAATTTGCTCGGGAACAGGGCGCTCTGGTTCCCGGCCGATTGGTCTCGTCCGCCAAATCCTGGCTGTGTCACGCCGCCGTGGATCGGCAAGCCCCCATTTTGCCATGGGGAGCCGGCCGTGATATTCCTCGAGTGTCTCCCGTGGAGGCGTCGGCACGGTATCTTCAACACCTTCGAGAAGCCTGGAACCACGAAATGGCTCGAGGCCCAGATGATGAGGAAAACCTTCTCGAAGAACAGCTGGTCATTCTCACCGTGCCCGCTTCCTTTGATGAAGTGGCCCGGGAACTGACCGTCGAAGCCGCTCTTCAAGCGGGCCTCAAAAAGGTGGTGCTTCTCGAAGAACCTCTAGCCGCTTTTTACGCGTGGCTGGCTGCCCATGAAGATTCCTGGGAACGTCGGGTTAAACCGCAGCAATTGGTGTTGGTCTGTGACGTAGGCGGAGGCACCACGGACTTTACGGCCATCGCCGTGCGAGCGGGTCGAAGCGGCCTTCGTTTCGACCGTCTTGCCGTCGGCGAGCACCTGATGCTGGGCGGTGACAATATGGATCTGACCTTAGCTCGGCGTTTGGAAATAGCCCTTTTGGGTGCTCCCGGGAAATTGGACGCACAGCGCTGGCATCAGCTCTGCCACGGATGCCGACAGGCCAAGGAAACCCTTCTTTCAGAAAAGGCCGACAGGGATCGTTTCGATGTCACCGTGATGGGCACGGGCGGCAAACTCATTGCTGGAACCTTGAAAGGCACCCTGACTCGAGACGAGGTCTTTCAGTGGATCTTGGAAGGCTTTTTCCCATCGGCTCCTTATGAAGAAGACCCTCAGGAAGGGCGTCGCTCGGGCCTTACCGAATTCGGCCTTCCCTACGTGCAGGATCCCGCCATCACAAAACATCTCGCCTTCTTTTGGCGTCGTCATGAACAACTTTTGCGCCAGGAGACCGAACGGGCGCATCCCTATCCGGATTTTATTCTCTTCAATGGAGGGGCTCTGAGCCCTGCAAAGATTCGACAACGTCTTCGAGAAGTCCTCGGCCGATGGTTTCAAGACCGAACCTTTCCGGGCTGGATGCCGGAAGAACTGGAAAATCCGAGACCGGATCTGGCTGTGGCGGTCGGGGCGGCTTATTACGGTCTGGTGCGAACGGGAGCCGGGATCCGAGTCGGGGCCGGAACGCCTCGAGCCTACTATCTGCTGGTGGAATCCAAAGATCCCAAAGGCATCGGTGAAACGCAGGAGGCTTCGATCCATCACGCCGTGTGTCTTCTGCCTCGAGGCACCGAAGAAGGTTATGAGAGCGTGTTGCAAGAACCCACCTTTGCCGTGCTCACCAATCAACCGGCTGGTTTTCAGATTTTTAGTTCCCACACCCGCCTGGGTGACGCTCAAGGCGATCTGGTCACCTTGAACCCGGAGGAAGTAACAGAACTTCCGCCTATTCGCACAGCTCTGCGTTTCGGCAAGAGCGGTACCGCGCAAAAGCTTCCGGTGCGTATCGCCATAAAGCTCACCGAAGTGGGCACCTTGGAACTCTGGTGTCGATCCCTGCACACACCTCACGAATGGCGATTGCGCTTTGATGTAAGGCGTCAGAGCCCGGAATCCCCAACGGATCTGAGATCCCCCGCCGAAACCCTCGATGAAGCCGTCGTCCAAAAGGCCAAGGAAAGAATAGCCGCCGCATTTTCAAAAGCTTCCCAGCCCGACACTTCCAAAGTTTCTCCGGAAAAACTCGTCAAGGATCTGTGTGACCTTCTGGAGATGCCTCGGCACAAATGGTCCACAAGCCTGATTCGCACTCTGGCCGATGGGCTTCTGGAATACCGAGAGGGCCGTGCCTTGAGTGCCCAGCATGAGGCGCGTTGGCTCAATCTTTTAGGCTATTGTCTCCGGCCCGGTTACGGGGATCCCGTCGACGAATGGCGCATGCAGGAAGTCTGGAAAATCTATCCGCAAGGTCTTTGTTTTCCCCGACATGTGCAGTGTCGCGTGGAATGGTGGATTTTTTGGAGACGAGTGGCCGGAGGCCTTTCTGCAGGGCGCCAATGGCACATGGCTCAACAGGTTTTACCCTTACTGGTCGCTGAAGAAAGCGGAAAAAAATCCAAGAAAAAGTCAGGCCTCCGTCTTTTTCCTCAGGAAATGAACGAAGTCTGGATGGCTTTGGCCACTTTCGAACGTCTTCCTGCTAATGTCAAAGAATCCCTTGGAAAAACCGCACTGGAACGGGTCCTGGTGCGACGCCCCACACCTCAGGACCTATGGGTGCTTACACGGCTGGGAGCTCGAAAACCTTTCTACGGGCCCGTGGATCGAGTCCTTCCTTCTGCGGTGGTTTCCACCTGGATCGATCGCATTCTGACGGCACATCCTGCGGCGACGGAATCTGTGGCTCAAATGGTGGTTCATCTGGCCAGAAGAACCGGGGATCGTGCTCGGGATCTTTCAGAAGAGATCTTGAAGCGCATCGAACGATGGCTGGACGGTTTGGGATCGGGTGCGGAAGTGTATCGGGATCGGCTGCTCAACCCGGAAAGTTCGCTTCGGCCCGAAGAAGAAAGCTGGCTGTTCGGAGAAACTCTTCCCTTGGGCCTGAGCCTTCTGACTCAGGACTTGGATCCCAACGACACATAA